GCAATCACTTCGGCACGGATAAAGCCTTTCTCGAAGTCAGTGTGTATAACTCCTGCTGCCTGAGGCGCTGTAGCTCCTTCGCGAATGGTCCAGGCGCGTACCTCTTTCACTCCGGCAGTAAAATAGGTTTGCAGATTGAGAAGTCTGTAAGCCGCGCGAATCAGTTTGCTCACACCGGCCTCTTTGAGACCGAGGTCTTCCAGAAACATCTGGCGCTCTTCGTAGGTTTCCAGTCCGGCAATATCGGCTTCAATACCTGCGCCAAGCACGAGGACTTCGGCGTTTTCCTGCTTCACGGCTGCTTTCACGGCTTCTACGTGAACATTTCCCGTTACAACAGACCCCTCATCTACGTTGCACACGTAAAGCACAGGTTTGGCTGTGAGCAGGTGCAGGTCTTTAACCATGGGCTTTTCGGCCTCTTCAAGCTCAATTACCCGCGCCGAATTGCCCTGCAAGAGGGTTTGCTGAAAACGCTCGAGCAATGCCGCTTTTTTCTGGGCGTCCTTGTCGCCTGTTTTGGCAGCCCGTTGCACAGTAGCAAGATGTTTTTCAACCGTTTCCAGATCTTTGAGCTGAAGTTCAGTGTCAATCACTTCCTTATCGCGGACAGGGTTCACCGAGCCATCTACATGCACCACGTTGTCATCGTCAAAACAGCGCAAAACGTGTATGATGGCGTTGGTTTCGCGAATATTCCCCAGAAA
This DNA window, taken from Cryomorphaceae bacterium, encodes the following:
- the ychF gene encoding redox-regulated ATPase YchF encodes the protein MALKCGIVGLPNVGKSTLFNCLSNAKAQSANFPFCTIEPNVGVITVPDERLNKLAELVKPERVVPTTIEIVDIAGLVKGASKGEGLGNQFLGNIRETNAIIHVLRCFDDDNVVHVDGSVNPVRDKEVIDTELQLKDLETVEKHLATVQRAAKTGDKDAQKKAALLERFQQTLLQGNSARVIELEEAEKPMVKDLHLLTAKPVLYVCNVDEGSVVTGNVHVEAVKAAVKQENAEVLVLGAGIEADIAGLETYEERQMFLEDLGLKEAGVSKLIRAAYRLLNLQTYFTAGVKEVRAWTIREGATAPQAAGVIHTDFEKGFIRAEVIA